One window of Populus nigra chromosome 5, ddPopNigr1.1, whole genome shotgun sequence genomic DNA carries:
- the LOC133694607 gene encoding cuscuta receptor 1-like isoform X5 — protein sequence MMMKKMGAWMLLALLTLVGDWCGRCYGCLEEERIGLLEIKALIDPNSIYMGDWVEYSSNCCEWSRIECDNTTRRVIQLSLRYARDQSLGDWVLNASLFLPFKELQSLYLSGNGLVGCSKNQGFEVLSSKLRKLEVLYLSENRFNDDISILSCFNGLSALKSLDLSGNEMTGSGLKVLSSRLKKLENLDLRGNQCNDSIFSSLTGFSSLKYLNLSRNQLTGSSTGINSFQMLVSGLRKLEELDLSDNKLNDSILSSLSEFSSLKYLDLSSNRFTGSTGLNGLRNLETLNLEMIDFKESILIESLGALPSLKTLHASLSKFTHFGKGLCNSSSLEEVWLDGSSLPASFLRNIGHLSTLKALSLTRVDFNSTLPAEGWCELKNLEHLSLSRNNLKGVLPPCFGNLSSLQSLDLSDNQLEGNIASSHLSHLPQLEYLSVSNNYFQVPISFGSFMNLSNLKIFVCDNNELIAAPSFQPLVPKFQLRAFSASNCTPKPLKAGFPNFLQSQHDLEFVDLSHNKFVGEPFPSWLFENNRLLSRLFLRDTSFIGGPLQLPQHPTPTLKTVDMSGNSIHGPVARNICSIFPRLKNFMMANNSLTGCIPPCFRNMSSLAYLDLSNNHMSCELLEHNLPTSLWFLKLSNNNFKGRLPLSVLNMTDLRYLFLDGNKFRGQVPGMLPRGIGNSSKYQLEGIDLSRNRFEGIN from the exons atgatgatgaaaaaaatgggGGCTTGGATGTTGCTAGCATTATTGACTTTGGTTGGCGACTGGTGTGGTCGTTGTTATGGGTGTTTGGAGGAAGAGAGAATTGGTCTCTTAGAGATCAAAGCTTTGATCGACCCAAACAGCATTTACATGGGAGATTGGGTGGAGTACAGTAGTAATTGTTGTGAGTGGTCTCGGATCGAGTGTGATAACACTACAAGGCGAGTGATCCAACTCTCTCTTCGGTATGCAAGGGATCAGAGTTTGGGGGATTGGGTTCTCAACGCATCTTTGTTTCTGCCTTTTAAAGAACTGCAAAGTCTTTATTTGTCCGGTAATGGACTGGTTGGTTGCTCTAAGAATCAAG GCTTCGAAGTCCTATCATCAAAACTGAGGAAACTGGAGGTACTTTACCTAAGTGAGAACCGATTTAATGATGATATAAGCATTTTATCATGCTTCAATGGGCTTTCCGCTCTCAAGTCTTTGGATCTGTCAGGCAATGAGATGACAGGATCAG GTCTCAAAGTCTTGTCATCAAGGTTGAAAAAGCTGGAGAACCTTGACCTAAGAGGGAATCAGTGCAACGATAGCATTTTTTCATCTCTAACTGGGTTTTCATCCCTCAAGTATTTAAATCTATCAAGGAATCAGCTGACAGGATCATCTACTGGTATCAATA GTTTTCAAATGCTAGTCTCAGGGTTGAGGAAATTGGAGGAACTGGATCTAAGTGACAATAAATTGAACGACAGCATTTTATCATCTCTCAGTGAATTTTCATCTCTCAAATATCTAGATCTATCAAGCAATAGGTTCACAGGATCAACTGGTCTCAATG GTTTAAGGAATTTAGAAACCTTGAATCTGGAAATGATTGACTTCAAGGAAAGCATTTTGATAGAGTCATTGGGAGCGTTGCCATCCCTCAAGACCTTACATGCAAGTTTGAGTAAATTTACACACTTTGGGAAAG GGTTGTGTAATTCGTCTAGCCTTGAAGAAGTGTGGCTCGATGGTTCTTCTCTCCCAGCAAGCTTTCTTAGGAACATTGGACACTTGTCTACTCTTAAAGCCCTATCATTGACCAGAGTTGACTTCAATAGCACCCTACCTGCTGAAG GCTGGTGTGAACTGAAGAATCTTGAACACCTATCTCTCTCAAGAAACAATCTAAAGGGCGTACTCCCTCCTTGTTTTGGAAATCTATCATCTCTACAATCCTTGGATTTATCCGACAACCAATTGGAGGGGAATATTGCCTCTAGTCACCTTTCCCATCTTCCGCAGCTTGAATACCTCTCAGTTTCAAATAACTACTTTCAAGTTCCAATATCATTTGGTTCATTTATGAACCTCTCCAACCTCAAGATCTTTGTATGCGATAACAATGAGCTAATAGCTGCACCCAGTTTTCAGCCTTTAGTTCCAAAGTTCCAGCTTCGTGCTTTTAGTGCTTCAAACTGTACTCCAAAACCACTCAAAGCTGGATTTCCAAACTTCCTCCAGAGCCAACATGATTTGGAGTTTGTTGATCTATCCCACAACAAATTCGTTGGAGAACCTTTCCCATCTTGGCTGTTTGAGAATAATAGATTGTTAAGTCGACTATTTTTGAGAGACACCTCATTTATAGGTGGTCCTTTGCAGCTGCCACAACATCCAACACCCACCCTTAAGACAGTAGATATGTCTGGCAACAGCATACATGGTCCAGTTGCAAGGAACATATGTTCGATTTTTCCACGTTTGAAGAACTTCATGATGGCTAACAACAGCCTCACAGGTTGTATTCCTCCTTGTTTTAGGAATATGAGCTCTCTCGCATACTTGGATCTTTCCAACAATCACATGTCTTGTGAACTGCTTGAGCATAATTTGCCAACCTCGTTGTGGTTTTTAAAGCTGTCCAATAACAATTTCAAAGGGCGATTACCACTCTCTGTGCTCAACATGACTGACCTACGTTACCTCTTTCTCGATGGAAACAAATTTAGAGGACAAGTACCAG GCATGCTTCCAAGGGGAATTGGGAACTCTTCAAAATACCAACTCGAGGGAATTGATTTGTCCAGAAATCGTTTTGAAG GAATCAATTGA
- the LOC133694607 gene encoding cuscuta receptor 1-like isoform X4 produces MMMKKMGAWMLLALLTLVGDWCGRCYGCLEEERIGLLEIKALIDPNSIYMGDWVEYSSNCCEWSRIECDNTTRRVIQLSLRYARDQSLGDWVLNASLFLPFKELQSLYLSGNGLVGCSKNQGFEVLSSKLRKLEVLYLSENRFNDDISILSCFNGLSALKSLDLSGNEMTGSGLKVLSSRLKKLENLDLRGNQCNDSIFSSLTGFSSLKYLNLSRNQLTGSSTGINSFQMLVSGLRKLEELDLSDNKLNDSILSSLSEFSSLKYLDLSSNRFTGSTGLNGLRNLETLNLEMIDFKESILIESLGALPSLKTLHASLSKFTHFGKGLCNSSSLEEVWLDGSSLPASFLRNIGHLSTLKALSLTRVDFNSTLPAEGWCELKNLEHLSLSRNNLKGVLPPCFGNLSSLQSLDLSDNQLEGNIASSHLSHLPQLEYLSVSNNYFQVPISFGSFMNLSNLKIFVCDNNELIAAPSFQPLVPKFQLRAFSASNCTPKPLKAGFPNFLQSQHDLEFVDLSHNKFVGEPFPSWLFENNRLLSRLFLRDTSFIGGPLQLPQHPTPTLKTVDMSGNSIHGPVARNICSIFPRLKNFMMANNSLTGCIPPCFRNMSSLAYLDLSNNHMSCELLEHNLPTSLWFLKLSNNNFKGRLPLSVLNMTDLRYLFLDGNKFRGQVPGTFSFESSLEWLDISNNLLSGMLPRGIGNSSKYQLEGIDLSRNRFEGIN; encoded by the exons atgatgatgaaaaaaatgggGGCTTGGATGTTGCTAGCATTATTGACTTTGGTTGGCGACTGGTGTGGTCGTTGTTATGGGTGTTTGGAGGAAGAGAGAATTGGTCTCTTAGAGATCAAAGCTTTGATCGACCCAAACAGCATTTACATGGGAGATTGGGTGGAGTACAGTAGTAATTGTTGTGAGTGGTCTCGGATCGAGTGTGATAACACTACAAGGCGAGTGATCCAACTCTCTCTTCGGTATGCAAGGGATCAGAGTTTGGGGGATTGGGTTCTCAACGCATCTTTGTTTCTGCCTTTTAAAGAACTGCAAAGTCTTTATTTGTCCGGTAATGGACTGGTTGGTTGCTCTAAGAATCAAG GCTTCGAAGTCCTATCATCAAAACTGAGGAAACTGGAGGTACTTTACCTAAGTGAGAACCGATTTAATGATGATATAAGCATTTTATCATGCTTCAATGGGCTTTCCGCTCTCAAGTCTTTGGATCTGTCAGGCAATGAGATGACAGGATCAG GTCTCAAAGTCTTGTCATCAAGGTTGAAAAAGCTGGAGAACCTTGACCTAAGAGGGAATCAGTGCAACGATAGCATTTTTTCATCTCTAACTGGGTTTTCATCCCTCAAGTATTTAAATCTATCAAGGAATCAGCTGACAGGATCATCTACTGGTATCAATA GTTTTCAAATGCTAGTCTCAGGGTTGAGGAAATTGGAGGAACTGGATCTAAGTGACAATAAATTGAACGACAGCATTTTATCATCTCTCAGTGAATTTTCATCTCTCAAATATCTAGATCTATCAAGCAATAGGTTCACAGGATCAACTGGTCTCAATG GTTTAAGGAATTTAGAAACCTTGAATCTGGAAATGATTGACTTCAAGGAAAGCATTTTGATAGAGTCATTGGGAGCGTTGCCATCCCTCAAGACCTTACATGCAAGTTTGAGTAAATTTACACACTTTGGGAAAG GGTTGTGTAATTCGTCTAGCCTTGAAGAAGTGTGGCTCGATGGTTCTTCTCTCCCAGCAAGCTTTCTTAGGAACATTGGACACTTGTCTACTCTTAAAGCCCTATCATTGACCAGAGTTGACTTCAATAGCACCCTACCTGCTGAAG GCTGGTGTGAACTGAAGAATCTTGAACACCTATCTCTCTCAAGAAACAATCTAAAGGGCGTACTCCCTCCTTGTTTTGGAAATCTATCATCTCTACAATCCTTGGATTTATCCGACAACCAATTGGAGGGGAATATTGCCTCTAGTCACCTTTCCCATCTTCCGCAGCTTGAATACCTCTCAGTTTCAAATAACTACTTTCAAGTTCCAATATCATTTGGTTCATTTATGAACCTCTCCAACCTCAAGATCTTTGTATGCGATAACAATGAGCTAATAGCTGCACCCAGTTTTCAGCCTTTAGTTCCAAAGTTCCAGCTTCGTGCTTTTAGTGCTTCAAACTGTACTCCAAAACCACTCAAAGCTGGATTTCCAAACTTCCTCCAGAGCCAACATGATTTGGAGTTTGTTGATCTATCCCACAACAAATTCGTTGGAGAACCTTTCCCATCTTGGCTGTTTGAGAATAATAGATTGTTAAGTCGACTATTTTTGAGAGACACCTCATTTATAGGTGGTCCTTTGCAGCTGCCACAACATCCAACACCCACCCTTAAGACAGTAGATATGTCTGGCAACAGCATACATGGTCCAGTTGCAAGGAACATATGTTCGATTTTTCCACGTTTGAAGAACTTCATGATGGCTAACAACAGCCTCACAGGTTGTATTCCTCCTTGTTTTAGGAATATGAGCTCTCTCGCATACTTGGATCTTTCCAACAATCACATGTCTTGTGAACTGCTTGAGCATAATTTGCCAACCTCGTTGTGGTTTTTAAAGCTGTCCAATAACAATTTCAAAGGGCGATTACCACTCTCTGTGCTCAACATGACTGACCTACGTTACCTCTTTCTCGATGGAAACAAATTTAGAGGACAAGTACCAGgtaccttttcttttgaatcatCCCTTGAGTGGTTGGATATCAGTAACAATCTTTTGTCAGGCATGCTTCCAAGGGGAATTGGGAACTCTTCAAAATACCAACTCGAGGGAATTGATTTGTCCAGAAATCGTTTTGAAG GAATCAATTGA
- the LOC133694607 gene encoding cuscuta receptor 1-like isoform X3 — protein MMMKKMGAWMLLALLTLVGDWCGRCYGCLEEERIGLLEIKALIDPNSIYMGDWVEYSSNCCEWSRIECDNTTRRVIQLSLRYARDQSLGDWVLNASLFLPFKELQSLYLSGNGLVGCSKNQGFEVLSSKLRKLEVLYLSENRFNDDISILSCFNGLSALKSLDLSGNEMTGSGLKVLSSRLKKLENLDLRGNQCNDSIFSSLTGFSSLKYLNLSRNQLTGSSTGINSLRNLETLNLEMIDFKESILIESLGALPSLKTLHASLSKFTHFGKGLCNSSSLEEVWLDGSSLPASFLRNIGHLSTLKALSLTRVDFNSTLPAEGWCELKNLEHLSLSRNNLKGVLPPCFGNLSSLQSLDLSDNQLEGNIASSHLSHLPQLEYLSVSNNYFQVPISFGSFMNLSNLKIFVCDNNELIAAPSFQPLVPKFQLRAFSASNCTPKPLKAGFPNFLQSQHDLEFVDLSHNKFVGEPFPSWLFENNRLLSRLFLRDTSFIGGPLQLPQHPTPTLKTVDMSGNSIHGPVARNICSIFPRLKNFMMANNSLTGCIPPCFRNMSSLAYLDLSNNHMSCELLEHNLPTSLWFLKLSNNNFKGRLPLSVLNMTDLRYLFLDGNKFRGQVPGTFSFESSLEWLDISNNLLSGMLPRGIGNSSKYQLEGIDLSRNRFEGTIPKEYFNSNWLKFLDLSENNLSGSLPLGFHASDLRYVHLYRNQLSGPLPYDFYNLSSLVTLDLGDNNLTGPIPNWIDSLSELSIFVLKSNQFNGKLPHQLCLLRKLSILDLSENNFSGLLPSCLRNLNFTASDEKTLDPPSTGIQDDGSWEEIFASIGGREFPLDDKIWWPEISVKISVELTAKKNFNTYEGDILRYISALDLSCNRFTGEIPTEWGNLSGIYSLNLSQNNLTGLIPSSFFNLKQIESLDLSHNNLNGRIPTQLVELTFLAVFNVSYNNLSGRTPEMKNQFGTFDESSYKGNPLLCGPPLQDSCDKTESPSARVPNDFNGDGGFIDMDTFYASFGACYITVVLTIAAVLCIIPHWRRRWFYFIEECIDTCYCFLAINSPKLSRFRR, from the exons atgatgatgaaaaaaatgggGGCTTGGATGTTGCTAGCATTATTGACTTTGGTTGGCGACTGGTGTGGTCGTTGTTATGGGTGTTTGGAGGAAGAGAGAATTGGTCTCTTAGAGATCAAAGCTTTGATCGACCCAAACAGCATTTACATGGGAGATTGGGTGGAGTACAGTAGTAATTGTTGTGAGTGGTCTCGGATCGAGTGTGATAACACTACAAGGCGAGTGATCCAACTCTCTCTTCGGTATGCAAGGGATCAGAGTTTGGGGGATTGGGTTCTCAACGCATCTTTGTTTCTGCCTTTTAAAGAACTGCAAAGTCTTTATTTGTCCGGTAATGGACTGGTTGGTTGCTCTAAGAATCAAG GCTTCGAAGTCCTATCATCAAAACTGAGGAAACTGGAGGTACTTTACCTAAGTGAGAACCGATTTAATGATGATATAAGCATTTTATCATGCTTCAATGGGCTTTCCGCTCTCAAGTCTTTGGATCTGTCAGGCAATGAGATGACAGGATCAG GTCTCAAAGTCTTGTCATCAAGGTTGAAAAAGCTGGAGAACCTTGACCTAAGAGGGAATCAGTGCAACGATAGCATTTTTTCATCTCTAACTGGGTTTTCATCCCTCAAGTATTTAAATCTATCAAGGAATCAGCTGACAGGATCATCTACTGGTATCAATA GTTTAAGGAATTTAGAAACCTTGAATCTGGAAATGATTGACTTCAAGGAAAGCATTTTGATAGAGTCATTGGGAGCGTTGCCATCCCTCAAGACCTTACATGCAAGTTTGAGTAAATTTACACACTTTGGGAAAG GGTTGTGTAATTCGTCTAGCCTTGAAGAAGTGTGGCTCGATGGTTCTTCTCTCCCAGCAAGCTTTCTTAGGAACATTGGACACTTGTCTACTCTTAAAGCCCTATCATTGACCAGAGTTGACTTCAATAGCACCCTACCTGCTGAAG GCTGGTGTGAACTGAAGAATCTTGAACACCTATCTCTCTCAAGAAACAATCTAAAGGGCGTACTCCCTCCTTGTTTTGGAAATCTATCATCTCTACAATCCTTGGATTTATCCGACAACCAATTGGAGGGGAATATTGCCTCTAGTCACCTTTCCCATCTTCCGCAGCTTGAATACCTCTCAGTTTCAAATAACTACTTTCAAGTTCCAATATCATTTGGTTCATTTATGAACCTCTCCAACCTCAAGATCTTTGTATGCGATAACAATGAGCTAATAGCTGCACCCAGTTTTCAGCCTTTAGTTCCAAAGTTCCAGCTTCGTGCTTTTAGTGCTTCAAACTGTACTCCAAAACCACTCAAAGCTGGATTTCCAAACTTCCTCCAGAGCCAACATGATTTGGAGTTTGTTGATCTATCCCACAACAAATTCGTTGGAGAACCTTTCCCATCTTGGCTGTTTGAGAATAATAGATTGTTAAGTCGACTATTTTTGAGAGACACCTCATTTATAGGTGGTCCTTTGCAGCTGCCACAACATCCAACACCCACCCTTAAGACAGTAGATATGTCTGGCAACAGCATACATGGTCCAGTTGCAAGGAACATATGTTCGATTTTTCCACGTTTGAAGAACTTCATGATGGCTAACAACAGCCTCACAGGTTGTATTCCTCCTTGTTTTAGGAATATGAGCTCTCTCGCATACTTGGATCTTTCCAACAATCACATGTCTTGTGAACTGCTTGAGCATAATTTGCCAACCTCGTTGTGGTTTTTAAAGCTGTCCAATAACAATTTCAAAGGGCGATTACCACTCTCTGTGCTCAACATGACTGACCTACGTTACCTCTTTCTCGATGGAAACAAATTTAGAGGACAAGTACCAGgtaccttttcttttgaatcatCCCTTGAGTGGTTGGATATCAGTAACAATCTTTTGTCAGGCATGCTTCCAAGGGGAATTGGGAACTCTTCAAAATACCAACTCGAGGGAATTGATTTGTCCAGAAATCGTTTTGAAGGTACCATTCCAAAGGAATATTTCAATTCTAATTGGCTTAAATTTTTAGATCTTTCTGAAAACAATCTGTCTGGGTCATTGCCGTTGGGCTTCCATGCATCAGATTTACGCTATGTCCACCTTTACAGGAATCAATTGAGCGGTCCACTGccatatgatttttataatctCTCTTCGTTGGTGACATTAGATCTCGGCGATAACAACTTAACTGGGCCCATTCCAAATTGGATTGATAGCCTTTCGGAATTGAGCATTTTTGTTCTCAAATCTAATCAATTCAATGGGAAACTTCCTCATCAGTTATGCTTGTTAAGGAAATTAAGCATATTGGATCtttcagaaaataatttttctggTCTGTTACCCTCATGtttgagaaatttaaattttacggCATCGGATGAAAAAACTTTGGATCCCCCTAGTACGGGGATACAAGATGATGGAAGCTGGGAAGAAATATTTGCATCCATAGGGGGAAGAGAATTTCCTCTTGATGACAAAATTTGGTGGCCAGAGATCAGTGTAAAAATATCTGTGGAGCTTACAGCAAAGAAAAATTTCAACACTTACGAAGGCGATATCCTTCGTTACATATCTGCTTTGGATCTTTCTTGTAACAGATTCACTGGAGAAATCCCGACAGAATGGGGAAACTTAAGTGGGATATATTCTCTAAATCTGTCACAAAATAATCTCACTGGATTGATCCCTTCATCCTTCTTCAATCTGAAGCAGATAGAGAGCTTGGATCTTTCACACAACAACTTGAATGGGAGAATTCCTACACAACTCGTTGAACTGACCTTTCTAGCAGTTTTCAACGTGTCGTACAATAATTTGTCAGGAAGAACACCGGagatgaaaaatcaatttggtACCTTTGATGAGAGCAGTTATAAAGGGAATCCTCTTCTTTGTGGACCTCCATTACAAGACAGTTGCGACAAAACAGAATCACCATCAGCGAGAGTGCCTAACGATTTCAACGGAGATGGTGGCTTCATAGACATGGACACTTTCTATGCCAGCTTTGGTGCGTGTTACATAACTGTGGTGTTGACAATTGCAGCAGTACTGTGCATAATTCCGCATTGGCGACGCAGGTGGTTTTACTTCATTGAAGAATGCATTGACACTTGCTACTGCTTTTTGGCTATAAACTCTCCCAAGTTGTCCAGATTCAGAAGGTGA
- the LOC133694607 gene encoding cuscuta receptor 1-like isoform X1, giving the protein MMMKKMGAWMLLALLTLVGDWCGRCYGCLEEERIGLLEIKALIDPNSIYMGDWVEYSSNCCEWSRIECDNTTRRVIQLSLRYARDQSLGDWVLNASLFLPFKELQSLYLSGNGLVGCSKNQGFEVLSSKLRKLEVLYLSENRFNDDISILSCFNGLSALKSLDLSGNEMTGSGLKVLSSRLKKLENLDLRGNQCNDSIFSSLTGFSSLKYLNLSRNQLTGSSTGINSFQMLVSGLRKLEELDLSDNKLNDSILSSLSEFSSLKYLDLSSNRFTGSTGLNGLRNLETLNLEMIDFKESILIESLGALPSLKTLHASLSKFTHFGKGLCNSSSLEEVWLDGSSLPASFLRNIGHLSTLKALSLTRVDFNSTLPAEGWCELKNLEHLSLSRNNLKGVLPPCFGNLSSLQSLDLSDNQLEGNIASSHLSHLPQLEYLSVSNNYFQVPISFGSFMNLSNLKIFVCDNNELIAAPSFQPLVPKFQLRAFSASNCTPKPLKAGFPNFLQSQHDLEFVDLSHNKFVGEPFPSWLFENNRLLSRLFLRDTSFIGGPLQLPQHPTPTLKTVDMSGNSIHGPVARNICSIFPRLKNFMMANNSLTGCIPPCFRNMSSLAYLDLSNNHMSCELLEHNLPTSLWFLKLSNNNFKGRLPLSVLNMTDLRYLFLDGNKFRGQVPGTFSFESSLEWLDISNNLLSGMLPRGIGNSSKYQLEGIDLSRNRFEGTIPKEYFNSNWLKFLDLSENNLSGSLPLGFHASDLRYVHLYRNQLSGPLPYDFYNLSSLVTLDLGDNNLTGPIPNWIDSLSELSIFVLKSNQFNGKLPHQLCLLRKLSILDLSENNFSGLLPSCLRNLNFTASDEKTLDPPSTGIQDDGSWEEIFASIGGREFPLDDKIWWPEISVKISVELTAKKNFNTYEGDILRYISALDLSCNRFTGEIPTEWGNLSGIYSLNLSQNNLTGLIPSSFFNLKQIESLDLSHNNLNGRIPTQLVELTFLAVFNVSYNNLSGRTPEMKNQFGTFDESSYKGNPLLCGPPLQDSCDKTESPSARVPNDFNGDGGFIDMDTFYASFGACYITVVLTIAAVLCIIPHWRRRWFYFIEECIDTCYCFLAINSPKLSRFRR; this is encoded by the exons atgatgatgaaaaaaatgggGGCTTGGATGTTGCTAGCATTATTGACTTTGGTTGGCGACTGGTGTGGTCGTTGTTATGGGTGTTTGGAGGAAGAGAGAATTGGTCTCTTAGAGATCAAAGCTTTGATCGACCCAAACAGCATTTACATGGGAGATTGGGTGGAGTACAGTAGTAATTGTTGTGAGTGGTCTCGGATCGAGTGTGATAACACTACAAGGCGAGTGATCCAACTCTCTCTTCGGTATGCAAGGGATCAGAGTTTGGGGGATTGGGTTCTCAACGCATCTTTGTTTCTGCCTTTTAAAGAACTGCAAAGTCTTTATTTGTCCGGTAATGGACTGGTTGGTTGCTCTAAGAATCAAG GCTTCGAAGTCCTATCATCAAAACTGAGGAAACTGGAGGTACTTTACCTAAGTGAGAACCGATTTAATGATGATATAAGCATTTTATCATGCTTCAATGGGCTTTCCGCTCTCAAGTCTTTGGATCTGTCAGGCAATGAGATGACAGGATCAG GTCTCAAAGTCTTGTCATCAAGGTTGAAAAAGCTGGAGAACCTTGACCTAAGAGGGAATCAGTGCAACGATAGCATTTTTTCATCTCTAACTGGGTTTTCATCCCTCAAGTATTTAAATCTATCAAGGAATCAGCTGACAGGATCATCTACTGGTATCAATA GTTTTCAAATGCTAGTCTCAGGGTTGAGGAAATTGGAGGAACTGGATCTAAGTGACAATAAATTGAACGACAGCATTTTATCATCTCTCAGTGAATTTTCATCTCTCAAATATCTAGATCTATCAAGCAATAGGTTCACAGGATCAACTGGTCTCAATG GTTTAAGGAATTTAGAAACCTTGAATCTGGAAATGATTGACTTCAAGGAAAGCATTTTGATAGAGTCATTGGGAGCGTTGCCATCCCTCAAGACCTTACATGCAAGTTTGAGTAAATTTACACACTTTGGGAAAG GGTTGTGTAATTCGTCTAGCCTTGAAGAAGTGTGGCTCGATGGTTCTTCTCTCCCAGCAAGCTTTCTTAGGAACATTGGACACTTGTCTACTCTTAAAGCCCTATCATTGACCAGAGTTGACTTCAATAGCACCCTACCTGCTGAAG GCTGGTGTGAACTGAAGAATCTTGAACACCTATCTCTCTCAAGAAACAATCTAAAGGGCGTACTCCCTCCTTGTTTTGGAAATCTATCATCTCTACAATCCTTGGATTTATCCGACAACCAATTGGAGGGGAATATTGCCTCTAGTCACCTTTCCCATCTTCCGCAGCTTGAATACCTCTCAGTTTCAAATAACTACTTTCAAGTTCCAATATCATTTGGTTCATTTATGAACCTCTCCAACCTCAAGATCTTTGTATGCGATAACAATGAGCTAATAGCTGCACCCAGTTTTCAGCCTTTAGTTCCAAAGTTCCAGCTTCGTGCTTTTAGTGCTTCAAACTGTACTCCAAAACCACTCAAAGCTGGATTTCCAAACTTCCTCCAGAGCCAACATGATTTGGAGTTTGTTGATCTATCCCACAACAAATTCGTTGGAGAACCTTTCCCATCTTGGCTGTTTGAGAATAATAGATTGTTAAGTCGACTATTTTTGAGAGACACCTCATTTATAGGTGGTCCTTTGCAGCTGCCACAACATCCAACACCCACCCTTAAGACAGTAGATATGTCTGGCAACAGCATACATGGTCCAGTTGCAAGGAACATATGTTCGATTTTTCCACGTTTGAAGAACTTCATGATGGCTAACAACAGCCTCACAGGTTGTATTCCTCCTTGTTTTAGGAATATGAGCTCTCTCGCATACTTGGATCTTTCCAACAATCACATGTCTTGTGAACTGCTTGAGCATAATTTGCCAACCTCGTTGTGGTTTTTAAAGCTGTCCAATAACAATTTCAAAGGGCGATTACCACTCTCTGTGCTCAACATGACTGACCTACGTTACCTCTTTCTCGATGGAAACAAATTTAGAGGACAAGTACCAGgtaccttttcttttgaatcatCCCTTGAGTGGTTGGATATCAGTAACAATCTTTTGTCAGGCATGCTTCCAAGGGGAATTGGGAACTCTTCAAAATACCAACTCGAGGGAATTGATTTGTCCAGAAATCGTTTTGAAGGTACCATTCCAAAGGAATATTTCAATTCTAATTGGCTTAAATTTTTAGATCTTTCTGAAAACAATCTGTCTGGGTCATTGCCGTTGGGCTTCCATGCATCAGATTTACGCTATGTCCACCTTTACAGGAATCAATTGAGCGGTCCACTGccatatgatttttataatctCTCTTCGTTGGTGACATTAGATCTCGGCGATAACAACTTAACTGGGCCCATTCCAAATTGGATTGATAGCCTTTCGGAATTGAGCATTTTTGTTCTCAAATCTAATCAATTCAATGGGAAACTTCCTCATCAGTTATGCTTGTTAAGGAAATTAAGCATATTGGATCtttcagaaaataatttttctggTCTGTTACCCTCATGtttgagaaatttaaattttacggCATCGGATGAAAAAACTTTGGATCCCCCTAGTACGGGGATACAAGATGATGGAAGCTGGGAAGAAATATTTGCATCCATAGGGGGAAGAGAATTTCCTCTTGATGACAAAATTTGGTGGCCAGAGATCAGTGTAAAAATATCTGTGGAGCTTACAGCAAAGAAAAATTTCAACACTTACGAAGGCGATATCCTTCGTTACATATCTGCTTTGGATCTTTCTTGTAACAGATTCACTGGAGAAATCCCGACAGAATGGGGAAACTTAAGTGGGATATATTCTCTAAATCTGTCACAAAATAATCTCACTGGATTGATCCCTTCATCCTTCTTCAATCTGAAGCAGATAGAGAGCTTGGATCTTTCACACAACAACTTGAATGGGAGAATTCCTACACAACTCGTTGAACTGACCTTTCTAGCAGTTTTCAACGTGTCGTACAATAATTTGTCAGGAAGAACACCGGagatgaaaaatcaatttggtACCTTTGATGAGAGCAGTTATAAAGGGAATCCTCTTCTTTGTGGACCTCCATTACAAGACAGTTGCGACAAAACAGAATCACCATCAGCGAGAGTGCCTAACGATTTCAACGGAGATGGTGGCTTCATAGACATGGACACTTTCTATGCCAGCTTTGGTGCGTGTTACATAACTGTGGTGTTGACAATTGCAGCAGTACTGTGCATAATTCCGCATTGGCGACGCAGGTGGTTTTACTTCATTGAAGAATGCATTGACACTTGCTACTGCTTTTTGGCTATAAACTCTCCCAAGTTGTCCAGATTCAGAAGGTGA